The following are from one region of the Pocillopora verrucosa isolate sample1 chromosome 3, ASM3666991v2, whole genome shotgun sequence genome:
- the LOC131799417 gene encoding uncharacterized protein, producing MTFRVVTTICFILGLSVTRVVYGEKCGDVFDDLPASCCPAKYVDVCCPFAKPCNALAATPTPSMMTSSPTQRSGGKPFCMKPQNSSACEAGFFFNKSLKRLEPCPDGFYCPQDQLCIIPCPKGAYCVRDKIVNATKKSPQLCRESGKCCSPSQSIPIFDSSKYICPGAQLPVPCPPGNYCPNVTIQKTCPSGYFCRNGSVEPQDCPILSICKKGSSAPVSAPGGVLLIFAILLVMLLLLLCFNHEEKLIEWCERYVTKRLFAKRRLRMEEDIRRNTLDKYREEAEPKTQTITIRFQNLSLSLKKTKVAILQGVSGQLLPGEVTAVMGPSGSGKTTFLNTLSGKAYYGKRAGTLFINDNFVQDLGVFRNITGFVPQEDIMHRSLTVKEVLIYQANLRLPSSISQEEKKRKVNEVLDLLDLARVKNTKIGDEESRGISGGQRKRVNIGMELVTDPTLLFLDEPTSGLDSTSSLMVVDALKAVAEEKKLTIVCVIHQPRYEIFSKFHKVLFLAPGGLTVFLGSVREAENYFDRLGFQIPEKVNPADFYMDVIGGLCKGSEESTGTLSERWEEFTAENNTGAENTDSADGSRAVPDDGIEQFPFTSFLGMFRRNPNKDQDRQMPNFLIQFITFLRREIRLQFRLSRSLLLDQFLVLLAGGTLGALRKEAPLDEFFTLVTLSSLAIGLTAMLSALRCFGSTRTTFWREAAAGVNRISYFVAVNVAQIPIIIITPVVYLSLLYPLIAPRAYFRFHYAATLGVQFACTGAGYCISAIFSPKNSQMASVTFALISSLVAGSSPTLCKMAESALGPVIYSLSYCRWYLEALFEKEAIRYPEVMAGYVHRLSTRNGYTLDNYSSCVAVLFAMGFAYRLLALLFMLFTNRGKQH from the exons ATGACTTTCCGTGTGGTAACTACAATTTGCTTCATTCTCGGACTTTCCGTCACCCGAGTGGTTTATGGCGAGAAATGCGGAG ATGTTTTTGACGATTTACCCGCATCTTGCTGTCCCGCAAAGTACGTGGATGTCTGTTGTCCGTTTGCAAAACCGTGTAACGCCTTAGCAGCGACACCTACTCCTAGTATGATGACATCAAGTCCAACGCAGAGAAGCGGGGGAAAACCGTTTTGTATGAAACCTCAAAATTCGTCAGCCTGCGAGGCAGGatttttcttcaacaaaagTTTGAAGAGACTCGAACCCTGTCCTGATG GCTTCTATTGTCCCCAGGACCAACTCTGTATCATACCATGTCCAAAGGGAGCATACTGTGTCAGGGATAAAATAGTTAACGCCACG aaaaaatcACCCCAACTGTGCCGCGAGAGTGGAAAATGCTGCAGTCCTTCTCAGTCCATCCCTATCTTTGATTCTTCAAAGTATATTTGCCCTGGAGCCCAGCTTCCAGTTCCCTGTCCTCCAGGCAACTATTGCCCAAACGTCACCATTCAAAAGACGTGTCCAAGTGGATATTTCTGTCGGAATGGAAGCGTGGAACCTCAAGACTGTCCG ATTCTCTCCATATGCAAGAAAGGGTCTTCAGCTCCTGTCAGCGCTCCTGGTGGTGTTTTACTCATCTTTGCAATATTGCTGGTGATGCTGttgcttttgctttgtttcaacCACGAAGAAAAACTTATAGAATGGTGTGAACGTTATGTAACAAAGAGACTCTTCGCAAAGCGACGGTTAAGAATGGAAGAGGATATCCGGAGGAACACTTTGGATAAATACCGAGAGGAGGCGGAGCCAAAGACACAAACCATCACCATTCGTTTTCAAAACCTTAGCCTCTCTCTTAAAAAG ACAAAAGTAGCCATTCTTCAAGGCGTGTCCGGACAACTCTTACCTGGGGAAGTAACTGCAGTAATGGGTCCCTCAGGATCCGGCAAAACAACGTTCCTCAATACCCTTAGTGGAAAAGCCTATTATGGG aAACGCGCGGGTACTCTCTTCATCAACGACAACTTTGTACAGGACTTAGGTGTTTTCAGAAACATCACGGGATTTGTTCCGCAG GAAGATATCATGCACAGATCACTGACAGTAAAGGAGGTTTTGATTTATCAAGCAAATCTCAGGTTGCCATCCTCGATTTcccaagaagaaaagaaaagaaaagtcaacGAG GTCCTGGATCTTCTTGATTTGGCGCGCGTCAAGAATACAAAGATTGGAGACGAG GAATCAAGAGGCATTTCTGGAGGGCAAAGGAAACGCGTCAACATAGGAATGGAATTGGTGACTGACCCGACGTTGCTTTTTCTTGATGAGCCGACGAG TGGTCTGGACAGTACTTCAAGTTTGATGGTTGTGGATGCGTTGAAGGCCGTAgctgaagaaaagaaactgacaaTTGTTTGCGTCATTCATCAGCCAAGATACGAAATATTCA GTAAATTCCACAAAGTTCTCTTTCTTGCGCCCGGTGGACTAACCGTCTTCCTAGGAAGTGTACGAGAGGCAGAAAACTACTTTGATAGGCTTGGATTTCAAATACCTGAGAAAGTGAACCCAGCAGATTTTTACATGGATGTCATCGGCGGATTGTGTAAGGGCTCTGAGGAATCAACTGGTACTTTATCCGAGCGTTGGGAGGAGTTTACTGCTGAAAATAACACGGGCGCTGAAAACACCGACTCTGCTGATGGGAGTCGGGCAGTTCCAGATGACGGGATAGAGCAATTTCCTTTTACATCTTTTCTGGGAATGTTTAGGAGAAACCCAAATAAAG atcaAGACAGGCAGATGCCCAACTTCTTGATTCAGTTCATCACGTTTCTTCGTCGTGAGATTCGACTGCAGTTTCGTCTGTCACGATCACTTCTTCTGGATCAGTTCTTGGTGTTACTTGCAGGGGGTACCCTTGGGGCCCTCAGGAAGGAG GCTCCCCTTGACGAATTCTTCACTCTCGTCACTCTCAGCTCCTTAGCAATTGGTCTGACCGCCATGTTATCTGCTTTGAGATGTTTTGGTAGCACTAGGACTACTTTCTGGCG TGAAGCCGCAGCTGGTGTCAACAGGATAAGTTACTTTGTGGCTGTCAATGTCGCTCAGATTCCCATAATCATCATCACTCCTGTTGTTTATTTGAGCCTGCTGTATCCACTGATTGCACCGAGAG cTTACTTCCGATTTCATTATGCCGCCACTCTTGGAGTTCAGTTCGCCTGCACCGGAGCGGGATACTGCATATCCGCTATCTTCAGCCCCAAAAACTCACAGATGGCATCTGTTACTTTTGCACTCATTTCCTCTCTTGTGGCAG GCAGTTCTCCTACACTGTGTAAAATGGCAGAAAGCGCGCTGGGTCCAGTGATCTACAGCCTGTCTTACTGCCGCTGGTACCTGGAGGCGCTGTTTGAAAAGGAAGCTATTCGTTACCCAGAAGTCATGGCGGGCTATGTGCATAGGCTATCGACAAGGAATGGTTATACACTGGATAACTACAGCTCTTGTGTAGCAGTCTTATTTGCCATGGGATTTGCTTACCGATTGCTGGCtttgttgtttatgttgtttACAAATAGGGGGAAGCAACATTAG